The following proteins are co-located in the Diaphorobacter sp. HDW4B genome:
- the gatC gene encoding Asp-tRNA(Asn)/Glu-tRNA(Gln) amidotransferase subunit GatC, with amino-acid sequence MALTHDDIARIANLARLELNANESERMLSGLNQFFEVVEQISAVDTTGITPLSHPVAAIKEIELRLRDDVVSEPNNREANQKSAPAVEKGYFLVPKVIE; translated from the coding sequence ATGGCACTGACACACGACGACATTGCCCGCATTGCCAATCTGGCGCGGCTGGAACTCAACGCAAACGAGAGTGAGCGCATGCTCTCTGGCCTCAATCAGTTCTTTGAAGTGGTCGAGCAGATCAGCGCCGTCGATACCACCGGCATCACGCCCCTCTCGCATCCCGTGGCCGCCATCAAGGAAATCGAGCTGCGCCTGCGCGACGACGTGGTCAGCGAGCCCAACAACCGCGAAGCCAACCAGAAGAGCGCTCCGGCTGTGGAAAAGGGCTACTTCCTGGTGCCCAAGGTCATCGAGTAA
- a CDS encoding DMT family transporter, translated as MRSERRGLLALLIVTVVWGTTFPAMKLLSSHLDALQIIWARFAIALAVLLPLWPGMRSNERRWGLALGLLLFIAFWLQIEGLARTTSNRNAFVTGLNVLVVPILAMLVLGKRYGLALWAACGMALLGMTLMFHENDPWNLGDTLTLASTFFYAIYILALEECARRTAKQPLRATRMAAAQAAVMFVSASILVMVRHGDVESALGPLLDIPTSSWIALVYLGIFASVMVVTLQAWGQQRVDAMRSAIIYGLEPVFAATMGWFLIGESLGLNGLLGAALIVGALIVSQLQPPKDVAAAA; from the coding sequence ATGCGCTCCGAACGTCGCGGCCTGCTGGCCCTTTTGATCGTCACTGTTGTCTGGGGAACCACCTTCCCCGCGATGAAACTGCTGTCCAGCCACCTGGACGCCCTGCAGATCATCTGGGCCCGCTTTGCCATCGCGCTGGCCGTGCTGCTGCCGCTGTGGCCGGGCATGCGCAGCAACGAGCGCCGGTGGGGCTTGGCACTGGGCCTGCTGCTGTTCATTGCGTTCTGGTTGCAGATCGAAGGTCTCGCGCGCACCACCAGCAACCGCAACGCTTTCGTCACAGGCCTGAACGTGCTGGTCGTGCCGATTCTGGCGATGCTGGTGCTGGGCAAGCGCTACGGCCTTGCGCTGTGGGCGGCCTGCGGCATGGCGCTGTTGGGCATGACGCTGATGTTCCACGAGAACGACCCGTGGAATCTGGGCGACACACTCACACTGGCCAGCACTTTCTTCTATGCGATCTACATCCTCGCGCTGGAAGAATGCGCGCGCCGCACCGCCAAGCAACCGCTGCGCGCCACGCGCATGGCCGCCGCGCAAGCCGCCGTCATGTTCGTCTCGGCCAGCATTCTCGTCATGGTTCGCCATGGTGATGTCGAAAGCGCACTCGGCCCGCTGCTCGACATTCCGACCTCGTCGTGGATTGCGCTCGTCTACCTCGGCATCTTCGCGAGCGTGATGGTCGTGACGCTGCAGGCCTGGGGCCAGCAGCGCGTGGACGCCATGCGCAGCGCCATCATCTACGGCCTCGAACCCGTGTTCGCCGCAACCATGGGCTGGTTCCTGATCGGCGAGAGTCTGGGCCTGAACGGCCTGCTGGGCGCAGCGCTGATCGTGGGCGCGCTGATCGTGAGCCAGTTGCAGCCGCCCAAGGATGTGGCTGCTGCGGCTTGA
- a CDS encoding rod shape-determining protein, which produces MFGAFRRYFSTDLAIDLGTANTLIFARDKGIVLDEPSVVAIRHEGGPHGKKVIQAVGREAKAMLGKVPGNIEAIRPMKDGVIADFVITENMIKQFIKMVHPRSVLTPSPRIIICVPCGSTQVERRAIRDAAEAAGATSVDLIEEPMAAGIGAGLPVSEASGSMVVDIGGGTTEVGVISLGGMVYKGSVRVGGDKFDEAIINYIRRNYGMLIGEPTAEAIKKNIGSAFPGSEVKEMEVKGRNLSEGVPRSFTISSNEVLEALTEPLNQIVSAVKNALEQTPPELGADIAERGMMLTGGGALLRDLDRLLAEETGLPVLVAEEPLTCVVRGCGIALERMDRHGGIFTNE; this is translated from the coding sequence ATGTTCGGAGCTTTCCGTCGGTATTTCTCCACCGACCTCGCCATCGATCTCGGTACAGCCAATACCTTGATTTTCGCTCGTGACAAAGGCATTGTTCTGGACGAACCGTCCGTGGTGGCCATCCGTCACGAGGGCGGGCCTCACGGCAAGAAGGTGATTCAGGCGGTCGGTCGGGAAGCCAAGGCCATGCTCGGCAAGGTGCCCGGCAACATCGAAGCCATCCGTCCGATGAAGGACGGCGTGATCGCGGACTTCGTGATCACCGAAAACATGATCAAGCAGTTCATCAAGATGGTGCATCCGCGCTCGGTGCTCACGCCCAGCCCGCGCATCATCATCTGCGTGCCCTGCGGCTCCACCCAGGTGGAACGCCGTGCGATTCGCGACGCGGCCGAAGCGGCTGGCGCGACCAGCGTGGACCTGATCGAAGAACCCATGGCAGCCGGCATCGGCGCGGGCCTGCCGGTCTCCGAAGCTTCCGGCTCCATGGTGGTGGACATCGGCGGCGGCACGACCGAAGTGGGCGTGATCTCGCTGGGCGGCATGGTCTACAAGGGTTCCGTGCGCGTGGGTGGCGACAAGTTCGACGAAGCCATCATCAACTACATCCGCCGCAACTACGGCATGTTGATCGGCGAGCCAACGGCCGAAGCCATCAAGAAGAACATCGGCTCCGCATTCCCCGGCTCCGAAGTCAAGGAAATGGAAGTCAAGGGCCGCAACCTCTCCGAAGGCGTGCCCCGCAGCTTCACCATCTCCAGCAACGAAGTGCTGGAAGCGCTCACCGAGCCGCTCAACCAGATCGTCTCCGCTGTGAAGAACGCGCTGGAACAGACGCCTCCCGAACTGGGTGCCGACATTGCCGAGCGCGGCATGATGCTGACCGGCGGCGGCGCGCTGCTGCGCGATCTGGATCGCCTGCTGGCCGAGGAAACCGGTCTGCCGGTGCTGGTCGCCGAAGAGCCGCTGACCTGCGTGGTGCGCGGCTGCGGTATTGCGCTGGAGCGCATGGACCGCCATGGCGGCATCTTCACCAACGAGTGA
- the mreD gene encoding rod shape-determining protein MreD, producing the protein MMPKGQQLLLPVSPVFIVVSFLVGLAVNILPLGRVVWTPDWLMVLLAFWGIHQPQRVGMSVAFILGLCMDVSQSALMGQHALVYCLLMFAAQMSSRRMLWFNVWLQALQMVPLFVGAHAIELLLRLISGGTLPGIEGLIAPALEAVLWPFASWILLAPQRRPPDPDENRPL; encoded by the coding sequence ATGATGCCCAAGGGCCAGCAGCTGCTGCTTCCGGTCAGCCCGGTGTTCATCGTGGTCAGCTTCCTCGTGGGGCTGGCAGTCAACATTCTGCCGCTCGGTCGCGTGGTGTGGACGCCCGACTGGCTCATGGTGCTGCTCGCCTTCTGGGGCATTCACCAGCCGCAGCGCGTGGGCATGAGTGTGGCCTTCATCCTTGGCCTGTGCATGGATGTGAGCCAGTCCGCGCTCATGGGCCAGCACGCGCTGGTGTACTGCCTGCTGATGTTCGCCGCGCAAATGTCCAGCCGCCGCATGTTGTGGTTCAATGTGTGGCTGCAGGCGCTCCAGATGGTGCCGCTGTTCGTGGGCGCGCATGCCATCGAGTTGTTGCTGCGCCTGATCTCCGGTGGAACTTTGCCGGGGATCGAAGGTCTGATTGCACCTGCGCTGGAAGCGGTACTGTGGCCGTTCGCTTCCTGGATTCTGCTGGCTCCCCAGCGGCGCCCGCCGGACCCGGACGAGAACCGTCCGCTGTGA
- the gatA gene encoding Asp-tRNA(Asn)/Glu-tRNA(Gln) amidotransferase subunit GatA, giving the protein MSTSSTDLHDLSLAQLAAKLKSREVSSVETAQHFLARAKAQSDLGAFVHINEDVTLAQAKAADAAIAAGTNAKLAGVPIAHKDLFVTKEFPTTAGSKMLAGYQSPFDATMVTKLAEAGCVTLGKLNMDEFAMGSANENSAIGKVLNPWDKTRVPGGSSGGSAAAIAARIAPGATGTDTGGSIRQPASFCGITGIKPTYGRASRYGMIAFASSLDQAGPMAKTAEDCALMLSAMCGPDADRDSTSLDTPAEDFTLKLNDSLAGLRIGIPKEFFGDGLSADVRAAIDGTLKEYEKLGAKLVPITLPRTELSIPVYYIIAPAEASSNLSRFDGVKFGHRAKDYTDLLDMYKKTRAEGFGDEVKRRIMIGAYVLSHGYYDAYYLQAQKIRRMIADDFQAAFKECDIIAGPTAPTVAWALGGKSDPLAAYLADIYTLPASLAGLPGMSVPAGFATSAEGGGMPVGLQLIGNYFGEAKLLNAAHQLQQATDFHLRQPTAVAK; this is encoded by the coding sequence ATGAGTACTTCTTCCACCGATCTGCACGACCTGAGCCTCGCGCAACTGGCCGCCAAACTGAAAAGCCGCGAAGTGTCCTCCGTCGAGACCGCACAGCATTTCCTCGCCCGCGCCAAGGCGCAGAGCGATCTGGGCGCATTCGTCCACATCAACGAAGACGTGACGCTGGCCCAGGCCAAGGCCGCCGACGCAGCGATTGCCGCTGGCACCAACGCCAAACTGGCCGGTGTGCCCATCGCCCACAAGGACCTGTTCGTCACCAAGGAATTCCCGACGACGGCTGGCTCCAAGATGCTCGCCGGTTACCAGTCGCCCTTCGACGCGACCATGGTCACCAAGTTGGCCGAAGCGGGCTGCGTCACCCTCGGCAAGCTCAACATGGACGAGTTCGCCATGGGCTCGGCCAACGAGAACTCCGCCATCGGCAAGGTGCTGAATCCTTGGGACAAGACCCGCGTTCCGGGCGGCTCATCCGGCGGCTCCGCAGCGGCGATTGCGGCACGCATCGCGCCCGGTGCCACTGGCACCGACACGGGCGGCTCGATCCGCCAGCCCGCATCGTTCTGCGGCATCACCGGCATCAAGCCGACGTATGGCCGCGCGAGCCGCTACGGCATGATCGCGTTCGCGTCCAGCCTCGACCAGGCAGGCCCGATGGCCAAGACCGCCGAAGACTGCGCACTGATGCTCAGCGCCATGTGCGGCCCCGATGCGGATCGCGATTCCACCAGCCTCGACACGCCCGCCGAAGACTTCACGCTCAAGCTGAACGATTCGCTCGCCGGTCTGCGCATCGGCATCCCCAAGGAATTCTTTGGCGATGGCCTGTCCGCCGACGTGCGCGCCGCGATTGACGGCACTTTGAAGGAGTACGAAAAGCTCGGCGCAAAACTGGTTCCGATCACGCTGCCGCGCACCGAACTCTCGATCCCGGTGTACTACATCATCGCGCCAGCGGAAGCGTCGTCCAACCTCTCGCGCTTTGACGGCGTGAAGTTCGGCCACCGCGCCAAGGACTACACCGACCTGCTCGACATGTACAAGAAGACCCGCGCCGAAGGCTTTGGCGACGAGGTCAAGCGCCGCATCATGATCGGCGCGTATGTGCTGAGTCACGGCTACTACGACGCGTACTACCTGCAGGCACAGAAGATCCGCCGCATGATCGCCGACGACTTCCAGGCCGCGTTCAAGGAATGCGACATCATCGCCGGCCCTACCGCACCAACGGTGGCTTGGGCGCTGGGCGGCAAGAGCGACCCGCTCGCTGCCTATCTCGCGGACATCTACACACTGCCCGCATCGCTTGCAGGCTTGCCGGGCATGAGCGTGCCCGCCGGTTTTGCGACATCGGCAGAAGGTGGCGGCATGCCCGTCGGCCTGCAACTCATCGGCAATTACTTCGGCGAAGCCAAGCTGCTCAACGCAGCGCACCAACTGCAGCAGGCGACGGATTTCCATCTGCGCCAACCCACTGCCGTGGCCAAGTAA
- the mreC gene encoding rod shape-determining protein MreC, with the protein MPLGTLDRKAPSLFKHGPSPLARLTFYSALALFLMVADARFHVTEPVRKGIGTVLMPIQWLMLKPVEFARGGAGYFQTLEDAQKGRDEAQSRMAAMSQQANQVELLLQENAQLRQQLELRDRVKAPGMAAQVIYDAADPYTRRVVIDRGQVAGVLPGSPVIDASGVLGQVTRVFPLSSEVTLLIDRDQAIPVRNMRTGARGVAYGDPVMLHGGGMELRFMPSNADVQEGDMLSTSGMDGVYQSGLPVAKVIKVEKRADSSFSRIYCEPLAQMSGAQYVTVLQPLTDGVRAEVEAEVPAPKSGKVDKPAKTKDLPGRRPEGARP; encoded by the coding sequence ATGCCACTAGGCACGCTTGACCGAAAGGCGCCATCGCTTTTCAAGCATGGTCCCTCCCCCCTCGCTCGCCTGACTTTCTACAGCGCCTTGGCGCTGTTTTTGATGGTGGCGGATGCGCGTTTTCACGTCACCGAACCGGTTCGCAAGGGCATTGGCACGGTGCTCATGCCCATTCAGTGGCTGATGCTCAAGCCGGTGGAGTTCGCACGCGGCGGCGCAGGCTACTTCCAGACGCTGGAAGATGCGCAAAAGGGCCGCGACGAGGCCCAGTCCCGCATGGCGGCGATGTCGCAGCAGGCCAATCAGGTCGAGCTGCTGCTGCAGGAAAACGCCCAACTGCGCCAGCAACTGGAACTGCGTGATCGCGTCAAGGCTCCGGGCATGGCGGCGCAGGTGATCTATGACGCCGCCGATCCCTACACGCGCCGCGTGGTGATAGACCGGGGGCAGGTGGCAGGCGTGCTGCCGGGCTCGCCGGTGATCGACGCGTCCGGCGTGCTTGGCCAGGTCACGCGGGTGTTTCCGCTGTCGTCCGAAGTCACCTTGCTGATCGACCGCGATCAGGCGATTCCCGTTCGCAACATGCGCACCGGCGCGCGCGGCGTGGCCTATGGCGATCCCGTGATGCTGCATGGCGGCGGCATGGAGCTGCGCTTCATGCCCAGCAATGCCGACGTGCAGGAAGGCGACATGCTCAGCACCAGCGGCATGGACGGCGTCTACCAGTCGGGCCTGCCCGTGGCCAAGGTCATCAAGGTGGAAAAACGCGCTGATTCGTCGTTCTCGCGCATCTACTGCGAGCCACTCGCGCAGATGTCGGGCGCGCAATATGTGACGGTGCTGCAGCCACTCACCGACGGCGTGCGTGCCGAGGTCGAGGCCGAGGTGCCTGCACCGAAATCCGGCAAGGTCGACAAGCCTGCCAAGACCAAGGACCTGCCCGGCAGACGTCCCGAAGGAGCACGGCCATGA
- the gatB gene encoding Asp-tRNA(Asn)/Glu-tRNA(Gln) amidotransferase subunit GatB — protein sequence MTEKTIKLINGYEVVIGFETHAQLATNSKIFSRASTAFGAEPNTQACPVDLALPGTLPVMNKKAVECAIKLGLALGSHIAPVSIFARKNYFYPDLPKGYQISQFEIPVVQGGTVSFFVGEDKRTVRLVRAHLEEDAGKSVHDEFIGQSGIDLNRAGTPLLEIVTEPDMSSTEEAVAYAKELHKIVTWIGICDGNMQEGSFRCDANVSVRKPGQPLGTRREIKNLNSFKNMQIAIDYEIRWQIEEIEDGRKIQQATVLFNPDTGETRAMRTKEDSADYRYFPDPDLPPLHVAAEWVEKVKGEMPELPRHRADRFVEQYGLPEYDATTLTQSQGMADYFEAAAKVCEQPKLASNWVMGEISRRLNLEEISIDQVKVPAAQLGALIKRIQDGTISNNAAKQVFEVLWTGEGSDVDAVIEAKGLKQMNDTGALEKIIDEVIAANPGNVEQYKAGKDKAFNALVGQVMKASKGKANPGQVNELLKSKLA from the coding sequence ATGACCGAAAAGACCATCAAGCTGATCAACGGCTACGAAGTGGTGATTGGCTTTGAAACCCACGCCCAGCTCGCCACTAACAGCAAGATCTTCAGCCGCGCCAGCACCGCTTTCGGTGCCGAGCCCAACACGCAAGCCTGCCCCGTGGACCTGGCGCTGCCCGGCACGCTGCCGGTGATGAACAAGAAGGCCGTGGAATGCGCCATCAAGCTGGGCCTCGCGCTCGGCTCGCACATCGCGCCCGTGAGCATCTTTGCGCGCAAGAACTATTTCTACCCCGATCTGCCCAAGGGCTACCAGATCAGCCAGTTTGAAATCCCGGTCGTGCAAGGCGGCACCGTGAGCTTCTTTGTGGGCGAAGACAAGCGCACCGTGCGCCTTGTTCGCGCCCACCTGGAAGAAGACGCGGGCAAGTCGGTGCACGACGAATTCATCGGCCAATCCGGCATCGACCTGAACCGCGCTGGCACGCCGCTGCTGGAGATCGTGACCGAGCCCGACATGAGCAGCACCGAAGAAGCCGTGGCCTATGCCAAGGAATTGCACAAGATCGTCACGTGGATCGGCATCTGCGACGGCAACATGCAGGAAGGCTCTTTCCGCTGCGACGCCAACGTGTCGGTGCGCAAGCCCGGCCAGCCACTCGGCACCCGCCGCGAGATCAAGAACCTGAACTCGTTCAAGAACATGCAGATCGCCATCGATTACGAAATCCGCTGGCAGATCGAAGAAATCGAAGACGGCCGCAAGATCCAACAAGCGACCGTGCTCTTCAACCCCGACACCGGCGAAACCCGCGCCATGCGCACCAAGGAAGACAGCGCCGATTACCGCTACTTCCCCGATCCCGATCTGCCACCGCTGCATGTGGCTGCCGAATGGGTGGAAAAGGTCAAGGGCGAAATGCCCGAGCTGCCACGCCACCGCGCGGATCGCTTTGTGGAGCAATACGGCTTGCCCGAGTACGACGCGACCACGCTCACCCAAAGCCAGGGCATGGCCGATTACTTCGAAGCCGCAGCCAAAGTGTGCGAGCAGCCCAAGCTGGCCTCCAACTGGGTGATGGGCGAGATTTCGCGTCGCCTGAATCTGGAAGAAATCAGCATCGACCAGGTGAAGGTGCCAGCCGCGCAACTGGGCGCGCTGATCAAGCGCATTCAAGACGGCACGATCAGCAACAACGCCGCCAAGCAAGTGTTTGAAGTGCTGTGGACCGGCGAAGGCTCCGACGTCGACGCCGTGATCGAGGCCAAGGGCCTGAAGCAGATGAACGACACCGGCGCACTCGAAAAGATCATCGACGAGGTGATCGCTGCCAACCCGGGCAACGTCGAGCAGTACAAGGCCGGCAAGGACAAGGCGTTCAACGCGCTGGTCGGTCAGGTGATGAAGGCATCCAAGGGCAAGGCCAATCCTGGCCAGGTGAACGAGCTGCTCAAGTCCAAGCTGGCTTGA
- the mrdA gene encoding penicillin-binding protein 2, with product MTELRNVEADVSRFKLRVIVVGFVVMLAFCLIVARLIVLQVARHDDLAEQAESNRTAVVPIVPNRGLILDRNGVLLASNYSAYTLEITRAKVRNLEDTIEDLSQIIEIGARDRRKFKRLMEDSKSFESIPIRTRLTDEEVARFAAQRYRFPGVDIKARLFRNYPLGETGAHLIGYIGRINQREKERIEDSDDAANYRGTDYIGKLGVESSYEKTLHGHTGVERLETSAGGHAIRRLASYSATPGDTVMLSVDIKLQKLIEEMFGDRRGALVAMDPRNGEILAMVSKPTFDPNLFVEGIDQENWAALNESINKPLLNRALRGTYPPGSTYKPFMGLAALQLNKRSPTQVYNDPGFFNYGGRTFRSHEGGLGGVDMYRAIQHSSNTYFYSLAVDMGVDMIHDFMKPLGFGQITGVDMNGEVRGTLPSTEWKRNTYKRPEMKRWYSGETVSLGIGQGYNNFTILQLAGAEATLANGGTRFTPHIAKATKDSVTGKITEIEQPPGVPLGYDRKNIEIIHKSLGLVNKVGTGARLFASAQYTSGGKTGTAQAVSMGQNVKYNARLLEEHKRDHSLFSAFAPLEEPRIAVAVIVENAGFGAAAAGPIVRRVFDYWLMGQYPSEADLAAVAKGQATSPMGAPRKVEDIPIQPTSAPPAP from the coding sequence ATGACTGAACTGCGAAATGTGGAGGCCGATGTCTCCCGCTTCAAGTTGCGGGTGATCGTCGTCGGCTTTGTGGTGATGCTGGCGTTCTGCCTGATCGTCGCGCGCCTGATCGTGCTGCAGGTCGCGCGCCACGATGATCTGGCCGAACAGGCCGAAAGCAACCGCACGGCGGTCGTTCCGATCGTGCCCAATCGCGGTCTGATCCTCGACCGCAACGGCGTGCTGCTGGCCTCGAACTATTCGGCCTACACGCTCGAAATCACCCGCGCCAAGGTGCGCAATCTCGAAGACACCATTGAAGATCTGAGTCAGATCATCGAGATCGGTGCGCGCGATCGTCGCAAGTTCAAGCGGCTGATGGAAGACTCCAAGAGCTTCGAGTCGATTCCGATCCGCACCCGCCTGACCGACGAGGAAGTCGCTCGCTTTGCGGCGCAGCGTTATCGCTTTCCGGGTGTGGACATCAAGGCCCGTCTGTTCCGCAACTATCCGCTCGGCGAAACCGGCGCGCATCTGATCGGCTACATCGGCCGCATCAACCAGCGCGAGAAGGAGCGCATCGAGGACTCCGACGACGCGGCCAACTACCGCGGCACCGACTACATCGGCAAGCTCGGCGTGGAGTCTTCCTACGAAAAGACGCTGCACGGCCACACCGGCGTGGAGCGCCTCGAAACTTCGGCGGGCGGCCACGCGATCCGCCGCCTGGCAAGCTACTCCGCCACCCCCGGCGACACGGTGATGCTGTCGGTGGACATCAAGCTGCAAAAGCTCATCGAGGAAATGTTCGGCGACCGCCGCGGCGCGCTGGTCGCCATGGACCCGCGCAACGGCGAGATTCTGGCGATGGTGAGCAAACCGACCTTCGACCCGAACCTGTTCGTCGAAGGCATCGACCAGGAAAACTGGGCAGCGCTCAACGAATCGATCAACAAGCCACTGCTCAATCGCGCACTGCGCGGCACCTACCCGCCGGGCTCCACCTACAAGCCGTTCATGGGGCTGGCCGCGTTGCAGCTCAACAAGCGCTCGCCCACGCAGGTCTACAACGACCCCGGCTTCTTCAACTATGGCGGCCGCACCTTCCGCAGCCACGAAGGCGGTCTGGGCGGCGTGGACATGTACCGCGCCATCCAGCATTCGAGCAACACGTATTTCTATTCGCTCGCCGTGGACATGGGCGTGGACATGATCCACGACTTCATGAAGCCGCTCGGCTTTGGCCAGATCACCGGAGTCGACATGAACGGCGAAGTGCGCGGCACCCTGCCCAGCACCGAGTGGAAGCGCAACACCTACAAGCGTCCCGAGATGAAGCGCTGGTATTCGGGCGAAACCGTGTCGTTGGGCATTGGTCAGGGCTACAACAACTTCACCATCCTGCAACTCGCTGGTGCCGAGGCCACGCTCGCCAACGGCGGCACGCGCTTCACGCCGCACATCGCCAAGGCGACCAAGGACTCGGTCACCGGCAAGATCACCGAGATCGAACAGCCGCCGGGCGTGCCGCTGGGCTACGACCGCAAGAACATCGAAATCATCCACAAGTCGCTGGGTCTGGTGAACAAGGTCGGCACGGGCGCGCGCCTGTTCGCAAGCGCCCAATACACCTCGGGCGGCAAGACCGGCACCGCGCAGGCCGTGAGCATGGGCCAGAACGTCAAGTACAACGCACGCCTGCTCGAAGAGCACAAACGCGACCATTCGCTGTTCTCGGCCTTTGCGCCTTTGGAAGAGCCACGCATCGCCGTCGCCGTGATCGTGGAAAATGCAGGTTTCGGCGCCGCCGCCGCAGGTCCCATCGTGCGGCGCGTGTTCGACTACTGGCTCATGGGCCAGTACCCGAGCGAGGCCGACCTAGCCGCCGTGGCCAAGGGTCAGGCGACTTCGCCCATGGGCGCACCGCGCAAGGTGGAAGACATTCCGATTCAGCCAACGAGCGCGCCGCCTGCGCCTTGA
- a CDS encoding YcxB family protein, with amino-acid sequence MQQPITYLISEADYLAAQRVHMRNPRGWTRAIWPLVAILGLFFLIVGIHQKSWPLSILGIFYGTVKWWTTKLINEPLARRNYRKYPAIHAEQTLRLKEDGSGVLLSSSLGETNLVWPLVTRWLEDENYLLMYLQPRLFFIVPKRADPQGVVLLALRGLLAEHVKG; translated from the coding sequence ATGCAGCAACCCATCACCTACCTGATCAGCGAAGCCGATTACCTCGCCGCACAGCGCGTCCACATGCGCAACCCGCGAGGCTGGACAAGAGCGATCTGGCCGCTGGTTGCCATCTTGGGATTGTTCTTCCTGATCGTGGGCATCCACCAAAAAAGCTGGCCGCTGAGCATCCTCGGCATTTTCTATGGCACGGTGAAATGGTGGACCACCAAGCTCATCAACGAGCCTCTGGCCCGTCGCAATTACCGCAAATATCCTGCCATTCACGCAGAGCAGACGCTCAGGCTGAAAGAGGATGGTTCAGGCGTTCTCTTGAGTTCGAGCCTCGGCGAAACCAATCTCGTCTGGCCTCTCGTCACGCGCTGGCTGGAAGACGAGAACTATCTGCTGATGTACTTGCAGCCTCGTCTGTTCTTCATTGTGCCGAAGCGGGCTGATCCGCAAGGGGTGGTTCTTTTGGCTTTGCGGGGGTTGTTGGCTGAGCATGTGAAGGGGTGA
- a CDS encoding molybdopterin-dependent oxidoreductase, translating into MTVHRQSVASERRKLLKTLGAASAGAGLLTSPTMRAWAADQPSTPKTITLPFANGEREMVTFPQKRPLILQTSRPPQLETPFEVFNEGLLTPNDAFFVRYHWSGIPTDIKAEEFRLKISGLVDTALELSLDELKKLGEPVSLVAAHQCSGNSRGFFEPRANGGQLGNGAMGNAKWTGVPLKRVLEKAGVKKGAVQVSFNGMDKPPIDGGPDFVKALDIDHALDGEVMLAWAMNDKDLPMLNGYPLRLIVPGHYGTYWVKHVNDIQVLDKMFDGFWMATAYRIPANGCACTPTGKGPTKTVPINRFNTRSFITSVQEGAKLKVGKEIVLRGIAFDGGQGIAEVSVSVDGGKTWQAAKLGEELSRYSFREWKAAFKPTKKGDYELKVRAVNRAGQGQPLEALWNPAGYMRNVVETVRVTAA; encoded by the coding sequence ATGACAGTTCACCGCCAGTCGGTTGCGAGCGAGCGCCGCAAGCTGCTCAAGACGCTGGGCGCTGCCAGTGCAGGCGCAGGCTTGCTCACCAGCCCCACCATGCGTGCCTGGGCCGCCGACCAGCCAAGCACCCCCAAGACCATCACCCTGCCCTTCGCCAATGGCGAACGCGAGATGGTGACGTTTCCGCAGAAGCGTCCATTGATCCTGCAGACCAGCCGTCCGCCGCAGTTGGAGACTCCCTTCGAGGTGTTCAACGAAGGGCTGCTCACGCCCAATGACGCGTTTTTCGTGCGCTATCACTGGAGCGGCATTCCTACCGACATCAAGGCCGAGGAGTTCCGCCTGAAGATTTCCGGGCTGGTCGATACGGCGCTGGAGTTGTCGCTGGACGAGTTGAAGAAGCTGGGCGAGCCGGTCAGTCTGGTCGCTGCGCACCAATGCTCGGGCAACAGCCGCGGGTTCTTCGAGCCACGTGCCAATGGTGGGCAACTGGGCAATGGCGCGATGGGCAATGCGAAGTGGACCGGCGTTCCGCTCAAGCGCGTGCTGGAGAAAGCGGGCGTGAAGAAGGGTGCCGTGCAGGTGAGCTTCAACGGTATGGACAAGCCACCCATCGACGGTGGGCCGGACTTCGTGAAGGCGCTGGACATCGACCATGCGTTGGATGGCGAGGTGATGCTGGCCTGGGCGATGAACGACAAGGATCTTCCCATGCTCAACGGCTATCCGCTGCGCCTCATCGTGCCGGGTCACTACGGCACTTACTGGGTCAAGCATGTGAACGACATCCAGGTGCTGGACAAGATGTTCGACGGTTTCTGGATGGCGACGGCCTATCGCATTCCTGCCAACGGCTGCGCCTGCACTCCGACGGGCAAGGGGCCGACGAAGACGGTGCCGATCAACCGCTTCAACACGCGTTCGTTCATCACCAGCGTTCAGGAGGGTGCCAAGCTCAAGGTGGGCAAGGAGATCGTGCTGCGCGGCATTGCGTTCGATGGTGGACAGGGGATTGCCGAGGTGTCTGTGTCGGTCGATGGCGGCAAGACCTGGCAGGCGGCCAAGCTGGGCGAGGAGCTGAGCAGGTACTCGTTCCGCGAATGGAAAGCTGCTTTCAAGCCGACGAAGAAGGGCGACTACGAACTCAAGGTACGTGCCGTCAATCGTGCAGGACAAGGGCAGCCGCTGGAGGCGCTGTGGAATCCCGCCGGCTACATGCGCAATGTGGTGGAAACCGTGCGTGTGACCGCCGCGTGA